From one Equus asinus isolate D_3611 breed Donkey chromosome 5, EquAss-T2T_v2, whole genome shotgun sequence genomic stretch:
- the SRARP gene encoding steroid receptor-associated and regulated protein — protein MAASEDPKDQRTSPNVMGLETDLETSSEGKPARHQKAIPTAHLTFIFDCARGKQLCLAAPSAPPRAPRPNPGPVTPPMKTYILFCGGNQPQQTHEVPLGGGCLAQAEGTLPPSGGTVAPASSRGSPLGCQEAPEAKGSPLKTVPSRSSAWGTVIGSLKALSSCVCGQAD, from the exons ATGGCCGCCTCAGAAGACCCCAAGGACCAGAGAACCAGCCCTAACGTCATGGGCCTTGAGACAGACCTGGAGACCAGCTCAG agGGGAAGCCAGCCCGCCATCAGAAGGCCATCCCCACTGCTCACCTAACTTTCATCTTTGATTGTGCACGTGGGAAACAGCTCTGCCTGGCTGCACCCTCAGCACCACCCCGAGCCCCTAGGCCCAACCCAGGACCTGTCACCCCTCCAATGAAGACCTACATCTTGTTCTGCGGGGGAAACCAGCCCCAGCAAACTCATGAGGTCCCCCTGGGTGGGGGGTGCCTTGCCCAGGCCGAGGGTACCTTGCCACCCTCTGGAGGGACTGTGGCCCCAGCTTCCTCCCGGGGCAGCCCACTCGGGTGCCAGGAGGCTCCTGAAGCCAAGGGGAGCCCCTTGAAGACTGTGCCCTCGAGGTCTTCAGCTTGGGGAACAGTCATAGGCTCGCTCAAAGCCCTCTCCTCCTGCGTCTGTGGACAGGCGGATTAA